One segment of Choristoneura fumiferana chromosome 26, NRCan_CFum_1, whole genome shotgun sequence DNA contains the following:
- the LOC141442924 gene encoding uncharacterized protein isoform X2 — MDEDLKRLVAARGQLKASITRMINYKGSLGDGPEAGTVDPIIIKQKRDRLAKIFTDYNESNLEIMMLDPADTENIQEIEDKVDELNGFFSSIIDNAMSNSSPRFSDSVPSSRDSAPSARNGVGFRLPRIQLHKFNGEKTVPQLWKPWERVHL, encoded by the exons ATGGACGAGGACTTGAAACGACTAGTAGCAGCCAGGGGGCAACTCAAAGCGTCTATAACGCGCATGATTAATTACAAAGGAAGCTTGGGTGATGGGCCGGAGGCAGGTACAGTGGACCCTATAATTATCAAACAAAAAAGAGATCGACTCGCAAAAATTTTTACCGACTACAATGAGTCTAACTTAGAAATTATGATGTTAGATCCAGCTGACACCGAAAACATCCAAGAAATCGAGGACAAGGTGGATGAACTCAATGGGTTCTTCTCAAGCATCATTGATAACGCGATGTCGAACTCTTCGCCGCGTTTTTCCGATTCTGTGCCTTCCTCTCGTGATTCTGCTCCATCTGCCCGAAATGGAGTAGGATTTCGCCTTCCGCGCATCCAATTGCACAAATTTAATGGCGAG AAAACCGTGCCGCAGCTCTGGAAGCCTTGGGAGAGAGTTCACCTGTAA
- the LOC141442924 gene encoding uncharacterized protein isoform X1 — MDEDLKRLVAARGQLKASITRMINYKGSLGDGPEAGTVDPIIIKQKRDRLAKIFTDYNESNLEIMMLDPADTENIQEIEDKVDELNGFFSSIIDNAMSNSSPRFSDSVPSSRDSAPSARNGVGFRLPRIQLHKFNGEVGGYQSFISLFISVIDTDKNLSSCEKLYYLKAHLEGEALTLINYLPLTAESYSIALDLLKQRYDNKRQLINHHISSIIESPPMQRTSAACIRNLVSSVKQHLGALTNLGAPTSHWDLVIIAILSKKIDQYTLRAYHLENQNNSELPQLNDFLTFLENRAAALEALGESSPVKRRSSLVSINNPKPVKTIKCLASRATAGITRRARPTKHPFRVHSCREAS, encoded by the exons ATGGACGAGGACTTGAAACGACTAGTAGCAGCCAGGGGGCAACTCAAAGCGTCTATAACGCGCATGATTAATTACAAAGGAAGCTTGGGTGATGGGCCGGAGGCAGGTACAGTGGACCCTATAATTATCAAACAAAAAAGAGATCGACTCGCAAAAATTTTTACCGACTACAATGAGTCTAACTTAGAAATTATGATGTTAGATCCAGCTGACACCGAAAACATCCAAGAAATCGAGGACAAGGTGGATGAACTCAATGGGTTCTTCTCAAGCATCATTGATAACGCGATGTCGAACTCTTCGCCGCGTTTTTCCGATTCTGTGCCTTCCTCTCGTGATTCTGCTCCATCTGCCCGAAATGGAGTAGGATTTCGCCTTCCGCGCATCCAATTGCACAAATTTAATGGCGAGGTAGGTGGTTACCAGagctttatttcactttttatcAGTGTCATTGATACTGACAAAAATTTAAGCAGTTGTGAAaagctttattatttaaaggCACATTTAGAAGGTGAAGCCTTAACGCTCATTAACTATTTGCCACTTACGGCAGAGAGCTATTCTATCGCCCTTGATCTTTTAAAGCAACGCTATGATAATAAAAGGCAATTGATAAATCATCACATTTCCTCGATCATTGAATCACCTCCCATGCAAAGAACTTCTGCTGCTTGCATCCGCAATCTGGTTTCTAGCGTTAAACAGCATCTGGGTGCTTTGACAAATTTAGGTGCTCCAACTTCGCACTGGGATTTAgttattattgcaattttaagtaaaaagatTGACCAGTACACACTGAGAGCTTACCATTTGGAGAACCAGAATAATAGTGAATTGCCTCAACTTAATGACTTCTTAACCTTTTTAGAAAACCGTGCCGCAGCTCTGGAAGCCTTGGGAGAGAGTTCACCTGTAAAGCGTCGTTCTAGTTTAGTTTCAATTAACAATCCTAAGCCTGTCAAAACTATTAAAT GTCTTGCTTCGCGAGCAACTGCCGGTATCACCAGGCGGGCTCGTCCTACAAAACACCCGTTTCGGGTACATAGCTGCCGGGAAGCTTCCTGA
- the LOC141442925 gene encoding O-acyltransferase like protein-like produces MLYYNLNTLVRSPPFFIGMLFGYILHVFRGQKIELPQWIILLCHALSFATFFYVVYIVHPCMQADWDNHFADSMNNSFRRPGWSLALCWMILACVHGYGGPVNWFLSLRLWKFVARISYSLFLFHMTIQEIKAATTITPIYFNMETLFSAFASDLVYTTLLSTMMCIIVEEPALILQRMLLQGVTEPRQKQNEDEKKPVESIQMIKDEIYKYNSLNP; encoded by the exons ATGCTATATTATAACCTTAATACTTTGGTGCGATCGCCACCCTTCTTCATCGGCATGTTGTTTGGTTACATCTTGCATGTCTTCAGAGGACAGAAGATTGAATTGCCACAG TGGATAATACTTTTATGCCACGCTCTGTCATTTGCCACATTTTTCTACGTCGTCTACATCGTGCATCCGTGCATGCAAGCGGACTGGGACAACCATTTCGCTGACAGCATGAACAACTCCTTCAGACGGCCCGGCTGGTCGCTGGCTCTCTGCTGGATGATATTAGCTTGTGTTCACGGTTACGGAG GTCCCGTGAACTGGTTTTTATCGCTACGGCTCTGGAAGTTTGTGGCGCGCATCTCCTACTCACTATTTCTCTTTCACATGACTATTCAAGAAATCAAAGCCGCTACCACCATAACTCCCATTTATTTCAACATGGAAACATTG TTTTCTGCATTCGCAAGTGATCTCGTGTACACTACTTTGCTTTCAACGATGATGTGCATCATCGTTGAGGAACCTGCCTTAATCCTGCAGAGGATGCTCTTACAAG GTGTCACCGAACCGCGACAAAAACAAAACGAGGATGAAAAAAAACCAGTAGAATCCATTCAGATGATAAAGGATGAAATTTACAAATATAACTCTTTAAATCCGTAA